A genomic window from Periweissella cryptocerci includes:
- a CDS encoding C69 family dipeptidase produces MMDNTFNFKACTSILIGKDASIDGSTMIGRNEDSRAAWAKALVVRPHEEFLEPQTFVSKDNGFTMELPKVRGKYTATPEWTKEFGLFEEAGINEYGVAMSATESTYTNERALAVDPLETDGIGEEAMVTVVLPYVQSAREGVRRLGMIIEEYGTCESNGVLFSDREEVWYFESAGGHQWVAQRIPDDAYAVVANQMAIQEIDFDDADNFIYKSDLRDVVSQNHLNPNPETFNWRNIFGTHDLSDAYYNTPRVWYGQQMFNPEIAQVPASDDMPFIRKANRKISRLEAQQFLASHFEGTAFDPIGVGSEQEKRQFRPVSLAKTQESHILQIRPNMPTEVAGIHWIAQGVAAQSVYVPFYAGATTTPAEYQLATEKYHPQSAYWIFKLVGVLVDPHYLQFGRTLQDTQKKLNVILAANVARADCQARQLTGDTLIEYLTAQSNANAKLALAEYQKLAAELITTATDLSPLNFKQDMNL; encoded by the coding sequence ATGATGGATAATACATTTAATTTCAAAGCATGTACCAGTATTTTGATTGGGAAGGACGCATCAATTGATGGCTCAACGATGATTGGCCGCAATGAAGATTCACGGGCCGCGTGGGCGAAAGCATTGGTTGTGCGGCCACATGAAGAATTCCTTGAACCACAAACTTTTGTTTCAAAAGACAATGGGTTTACGATGGAATTACCCAAAGTTCGTGGCAAGTACACCGCAACGCCTGAATGGACGAAGGAATTTGGCCTGTTTGAAGAAGCAGGCATTAATGAATATGGCGTTGCGATGAGTGCAACTGAATCAACATATACTAACGAACGCGCATTAGCGGTTGATCCATTGGAGACTGACGGAATTGGTGAAGAAGCTATGGTGACCGTAGTATTGCCATACGTCCAATCAGCACGTGAAGGTGTGCGTCGGTTGGGTATGATTATCGAAGAATACGGAACGTGCGAATCGAATGGCGTACTCTTTAGTGATCGTGAAGAAGTCTGGTATTTTGAATCTGCCGGTGGACACCAGTGGGTTGCACAACGGATTCCAGATGATGCCTATGCAGTAGTGGCTAATCAAATGGCAATCCAAGAAATTGATTTCGACGATGCAGATAACTTCATATATAAGTCTGATTTACGGGATGTAGTTTCGCAAAACCATCTAAATCCTAATCCTGAAACCTTTAACTGGCGGAATATTTTTGGCACGCATGATTTATCAGATGCCTATTACAACACGCCACGGGTCTGGTATGGCCAGCAAATGTTTAATCCTGAAATTGCGCAAGTCCCAGCTAGTGATGACATGCCATTTATTCGCAAGGCCAATCGCAAAATTTCACGGTTGGAAGCTCAACAGTTTCTCGCATCGCACTTTGAAGGAACGGCATTTGATCCAATTGGCGTGGGAAGCGAACAAGAAAAACGCCAATTTCGGCCAGTTAGTCTAGCGAAGACGCAAGAATCCCATATTTTACAAATTCGGCCCAACATGCCAACAGAAGTAGCTGGCATTCACTGGATAGCACAAGGGGTGGCGGCACAATCAGTTTATGTACCATTCTATGCGGGAGCAACAACAACGCCAGCGGAATATCAACTCGCCACTGAAAAATATCACCCTCAATCTGCATACTGGATTTTTAAACTTGTGGGTGTGCTTGTTGATCCACACTATTTACAATTTGGTCGGACGCTACAAGATACCCAAAAGAAATTAAATGTAATCTTAGCAGCCAATGTGGCAAGAGCTGATTGCCAAGCTCGTCAATTGACTGGGGATACCCTGATTGAATACTTGACCGCACAAAGCAATGCCAATGCAAAACTAGCCTTAGCTGAGTACCAAAAGTTGGCAGCGGAATTAATTACCACAGCTACCGACTTGTCACCATTGAATTTTAAGCAAGACATGAATTTGTAA
- a CDS encoding cation:proton antiporter → MAIFYLLALLVVGVIAANMLHEVFPKVPDAFVLIVIGVLLSLTSIMRNFELEPEYFMLLIIAPLMFNDGQKTSLKGVRKNVRAIFLLAVVLAVVTVAIVGMLANRLEVQWTLPLALALAAIVTPTDAVAVKSLTAQSKIDTGVDNALEYEALFNDASGLVMLDLALSVMAKGSISVWDGLGHFVFVAVGGIAVGAITGFLLVTVRTFFNRRAVTPELTIIPIALLTPFVVYLLAEHVGTSGIIAVVTAGMIHNFESENLKLTATRVQLVSTTIWDTISALLNSFVFILLGVSLPRVFEEFGELGARASWQLIGLGFVIYVVMLLIRFLAGRIGDIPESTLYFGPHNSKKRNTNSAVFALSGVHGTITLAMAFSLPLMIAGHAFPYREELLILATVIILLSMIVPALVLPRILPAKDLSFNETELENARVQMIDYASLHLTEQITVDDVRFAVIGQLQSQKGFGDETQHRQQYYQIWSMVGQLEDDFLNSNEVKEMYEPRVLSVYRKILNTYSGQRFNILRKFNDIKHVVAHELWHAKQGQFTHKQRLNSRQEWQKAHADAAQQHDDFREQLWQLETQLHERLENYLTDLAKERLTNSHEEITDIQFVQRTLEERQRYFRQDYVENEKIPVDLFIQAFQLEYNYVQTQFVAGNLNEALANKLYDEINQAQTLQLQQLAVEN, encoded by the coding sequence ATGGCTATTTTTTATTTATTAGCACTCTTAGTCGTCGGGGTAATCGCGGCGAATATGCTCCATGAAGTTTTTCCAAAGGTTCCGGACGCATTTGTCTTGATAGTCATTGGAGTATTGTTGTCGCTGACTTCGATTATGCGGAATTTTGAGTTGGAACCAGAGTATTTTATGCTCCTGATTATTGCGCCGCTGATGTTTAATGATGGACAGAAAACTTCATTAAAAGGGGTTCGGAAAAATGTACGGGCAATATTTTTATTGGCAGTTGTATTGGCTGTGGTGACGGTTGCCATTGTTGGTATGCTTGCAAATCGCTTAGAGGTACAATGGACCTTACCGTTGGCGCTTGCTTTGGCGGCAATTGTTACACCCACTGATGCGGTTGCAGTTAAGTCGCTTACTGCTCAATCTAAAATTGATACGGGAGTGGATAATGCGCTAGAATATGAAGCTCTGTTCAACGATGCAAGTGGCCTAGTGATGCTTGATTTGGCATTATCGGTGATGGCAAAGGGTTCGATTTCGGTCTGGGATGGCTTGGGGCATTTTGTGTTTGTTGCGGTTGGTGGTATTGCTGTTGGTGCAATTACAGGATTTTTGCTTGTTACGGTTCGTACGTTTTTTAATCGTCGGGCTGTTACGCCAGAATTGACAATTATTCCGATTGCGTTGCTGACACCATTTGTCGTTTATTTGTTAGCCGAACATGTTGGAACTTCTGGAATCATTGCCGTAGTGACAGCTGGAATGATTCACAATTTTGAGTCAGAAAACTTAAAGCTCACGGCGACCAGGGTACAACTTGTTTCAACCACGATTTGGGATACTATTAGTGCGTTATTGAATAGTTTCGTATTCATTTTATTGGGCGTTAGTTTGCCAAGGGTGTTCGAGGAGTTTGGAGAATTGGGCGCTCGAGCGAGTTGGCAGTTGATAGGCTTGGGCTTCGTGATCTATGTAGTGATGTTGCTAATTCGGTTCTTAGCTGGACGAATCGGTGATATTCCAGAAAGCACCTTGTACTTTGGCCCGCATAACTCTAAAAAAAGAAATACGAACTCAGCAGTTTTTGCGCTAAGTGGAGTACATGGAACAATTACCTTAGCGATGGCATTCTCATTACCACTAATGATCGCTGGGCATGCATTTCCGTATCGTGAAGAACTTTTAATTCTCGCGACAGTAATTATTCTGTTGAGTATGATTGTACCAGCGTTGGTATTACCGCGAATTTTACCTGCGAAGGATTTATCTTTTAATGAAACGGAACTTGAAAATGCGCGTGTTCAAATGATTGATTACGCTAGTTTGCATTTGACGGAACAAATTACTGTTGATGATGTCCGTTTTGCCGTAATCGGGCAACTACAATCACAAAAGGGATTTGGTGATGAAACCCAACACCGTCAACAATATTATCAAATCTGGTCAATGGTGGGACAGCTTGAAGATGATTTTTTGAATAGTAATGAAGTCAAGGAAATGTATGAACCACGAGTACTAAGCGTTTATCGTAAGATTTTGAATACCTATTCAGGGCAACGGTTTAATATCTTGCGTAAATTTAATGATATTAAGCATGTTGTTGCACATGAACTTTGGCATGCGAAACAAGGGCAGTTTACCCATAAACAGCGACTGAATTCCCGGCAGGAGTGGCAAAAAGCGCATGCGGATGCGGCGCAACAACATGACGATTTTCGGGAACAGTTGTGGCAACTTGAAACGCAATTGCATGAGCGCTTAGAAAATTATCTAACAGATTTAGCTAAAGAGCGCCTAACCAATTCACATGAGGAAATTACCGATATTCAATTCGTACAACGAACCTTAGAAGAACGGCAGCGATATTTCCGGCAAGATTATGTGGAAAATGAAAAAATTCCCGTTGATCTTTTTATTCAAGCGTTTCAGTTGGAATATAATTATGTGCAGACCCAATTTGTGGCGGGGAATCTTAATGAGGCGTTAGCTAATAAGTTGTATGATGAAATCAATCAGGCACAAACATTGCAATTACAGCAACTGGCAGTGGAAAACTAA
- a CDS encoding ISL3 family transposase, translating to MPLYSILRATGLTDPNFNFHITDDGEFNYLTQNDKHDYATLNYAATLDVMPECCPYCAHSSLYRHSTEYSVHVLPSTNGYHQVLHLDKKRYKCNGCARTVVAQSHDLRDNSKITRPLLLQILDLARFDISAKLISYILKLSHTKIHKLLNATADRYRPNYEQQLPPVICIDEVQYMKNRYGFEMINGSNSDFIEIFPERTNAKVRGYLANFSLKNRKCVKLVVTDMNANYQNCCPAMFPNAQVVIDRFHTVQLAMKAVQSVRTGYQNTVDNRTRIYKILKSNWKLFLTNESKYDIFASRWFKGINQYAFTIDILDEVYTQCPNLGIACEIYQLILRAVNSRKEDEFVALLKNYKTTGTPMDTVIKTYKKYRRGIIESFRVKASNGRIEGINRRIKQMKRTAYGYAKPANFFHRIRLQLLNKHVLTSQFTKLMTE from the coding sequence ATGCCACTATATTCTATCTTACGTGCCACTGGATTAACAGACCCAAATTTCAATTTTCACATTACTGATGATGGTGAGTTCAACTATCTTACTCAGAATGACAAACATGATTACGCAACCCTTAATTACGCCGCTACGCTTGATGTTATGCCTGAATGTTGCCCTTACTGTGCTCATTCAAGTTTGTATCGCCATTCCACGGAATATTCGGTTCACGTATTGCCTTCCACAAACGGTTATCATCAAGTCCTACATCTCGACAAAAAACGTTATAAGTGTAACGGCTGCGCCCGTACTGTTGTCGCCCAATCCCATGATTTACGGGACAATTCTAAAATTACACGCCCTTTATTGCTTCAAATACTCGACCTCGCACGATTTGATATCTCAGCCAAGTTGATTTCATATATCCTCAAACTATCACACACTAAGATTCATAAACTTCTCAACGCCACAGCTGACCGTTACCGGCCAAACTATGAACAACAACTCCCACCAGTTATTTGTATTGATGAAGTTCAATACATGAAAAATCGCTACGGCTTCGAAATGATCAATGGCTCGAATTCTGATTTTATCGAGATTTTCCCAGAGCGCACGAACGCTAAAGTTAGGGGCTATTTGGCGAATTTCTCGTTAAAAAATCGTAAATGTGTGAAACTTGTGGTCACTGATATGAACGCCAACTATCAAAACTGTTGTCCGGCGATGTTTCCTAACGCACAGGTCGTTATCGACCGCTTTCATACTGTCCAACTGGCGATGAAAGCCGTTCAATCTGTCCGAACTGGGTACCAAAACACTGTCGACAACCGTACTCGAATCTACAAAATTCTCAAGTCCAACTGGAAACTTTTCTTAACCAACGAGTCAAAGTATGATATTTTCGCATCGCGCTGGTTCAAAGGCATTAATCAATACGCTTTCACCATCGACATCCTTGATGAGGTCTATACCCAATGCCCAAACTTGGGCATTGCTTGCGAAATCTATCAGCTTATTTTACGGGCCGTAAACAGCCGCAAGGAAGATGAATTCGTCGCGCTACTTAAAAACTATAAAACTACTGGCACGCCCATGGATACGGTCATCAAAACTTATAAGAAATACAGACGTGGCATCATTGAATCGTTTAGAGTTAAAGCCAGTAACGGGCGTATTGAAGGCATTAATCGACGTATCAAACAAATGAAACGGACCGCCTATGGTTACGCTAAACCCGCTAACTTCTTCCATCGAATTCGTCTCCAATTATTAAATAAACACGTTTTAACATCACAATTCACTAAATTGATGACAGAATAA
- a CDS encoding KUP/HAK/KT family potassium transporter, with the protein MYRGMEMNAKTRQRVTAAGLLVTLGIVYGDIGTSPLYTMKTIVEDNGGLASVSRDLIFGAISLIFWTIMLLTTIKYVVIALKADNRGEGGIFALYTLVRKRKRWLIVPALIGGAALLADGTLTPAVTVTTAVEGLKGMHFGSIIPISAQSEVVIVTMVVLLALFSIQRFGSEWIGKSFGPAMFVWFSFLGVIGILNIAGNIEILQALNPYYAIHVLFSPDNKVGIFILGSVFLATTGAEALYSDLGHVGRFNIYNTWPFVFLTLTLNYLGQGAWIINNRTATIANLNPFFEIVPAPIRFPAIILATVAAIIASQALISGSFTLVAEAMRLKILPRFKVLYPTQHRGQLYMPSINWIIAAVTLSIVAFFQTSAHMEAAYGLAITVTMLMTTILLYQYLRMQNVKRVFAIGLVGFFGTLETLFFIASLVKFIHGGYVTVIIAGVILLVMFIWHHGKYLRESEDYSVEYASLYAYKDQLNKLAEDNNYDVYAQNLIFLVNVKNNTDIKKEIMYSILDKRPKRADIYWFVSVNVTDYPDTAEYSYEKFGEHVMLININLGFRRNQSINIYLRQIVNDLMKNKIVHKQPQKYTTIPNRQVGDFMFILIHEELSPESELKWFDKWVIQSRFWLERVSSSQKTWYGLDYSDVVDETVPLQLGFRKHIKLRPIEREDNISENEIK; encoded by the coding sequence ATGTATCGAGGAATGGAAATGAATGCGAAAACAAGGCAACGCGTAACGGCGGCCGGTCTTTTAGTGACACTTGGAATTGTTTACGGAGATATTGGTACATCACCACTATATACGATGAAAACAATTGTAGAAGACAACGGCGGTCTGGCAAGTGTGTCACGTGATTTGATTTTTGGTGCAATCTCATTAATTTTTTGGACGATTATGTTATTGACGACCATAAAGTATGTGGTGATTGCATTAAAGGCGGATAACCGCGGTGAAGGGGGGATTTTTGCTCTTTACACTTTGGTTCGTAAACGTAAACGTTGGTTAATAGTTCCAGCGTTGATTGGTGGCGCAGCATTACTAGCTGATGGAACGCTGACGCCAGCCGTGACTGTCACAACGGCAGTTGAAGGCCTTAAAGGCATGCATTTTGGTTCGATCATACCGATTAGTGCTCAGTCCGAAGTTGTGATTGTAACCATGGTCGTGTTACTGGCATTGTTCAGTATTCAACGGTTTGGCTCTGAATGGATTGGCAAATCGTTTGGACCAGCCATGTTCGTTTGGTTTAGTTTTCTTGGCGTGATTGGCATCCTGAATATCGCGGGTAATATTGAAATTCTCCAAGCATTGAATCCATATTATGCGATTCATGTCTTGTTTAGTCCAGATAACAAAGTCGGAATATTCATTTTGGGTAGTGTGTTCTTGGCGACAACCGGGGCTGAAGCGTTGTATTCGGATCTCGGGCATGTCGGCCGGTTTAATATCTATAACACGTGGCCATTTGTCTTCTTAACATTGACGTTGAACTATTTGGGTCAAGGAGCTTGGATAATCAATAATCGCACGGCCACAATTGCAAATTTGAATCCGTTTTTTGAAATCGTACCAGCACCAATTCGCTTTCCAGCGATTATCTTGGCAACTGTGGCAGCCATTATTGCTTCACAAGCATTGATTTCGGGTTCGTTTACATTGGTTGCCGAGGCAATGCGGCTCAAGATTTTACCACGCTTCAAGGTGCTCTATCCAACCCAACATCGTGGTCAACTCTACATGCCTTCGATTAATTGGATTATTGCGGCTGTGACTTTGTCAATTGTTGCTTTCTTCCAAACTTCGGCGCACATGGAAGCTGCCTATGGACTGGCAATTACGGTGACGATGTTAATGACGACAATTCTGCTATATCAATATTTACGGATGCAGAACGTGAAGCGTGTATTTGCCATTGGTTTAGTTGGGTTCTTTGGAACGTTGGAAACGCTGTTCTTTATTGCTTCATTAGTTAAGTTTATCCATGGTGGGTACGTCACTGTAATTATCGCAGGCGTTATTCTATTAGTAATGTTCATTTGGCACCATGGTAAGTACTTACGGGAATCAGAAGATTATTCAGTTGAGTACGCTTCCTTATATGCATACAAAGATCAATTGAACAAATTAGCCGAAGATAACAACTATGATGTCTATGCTCAAAATTTGATTTTCTTAGTGAATGTCAAAAATAATACAGACATCAAAAAAGAAATTATGTACTCAATTCTGGATAAACGGCCAAAGCGCGCGGATATATATTGGTTTGTATCAGTTAATGTTACAGATTATCCTGATACGGCGGAATATTCATATGAAAAATTTGGTGAACATGTCATGTTAATCAATATCAATCTCGGCTTCCGGCGCAATCAAAGTATCAATATTTATTTGCGACAGATTGTGAATGATTTGATGAAAAATAAAATCGTGCATAAGCAACCGCAAAAATACACAACAATTCCGAATCGCCAGGTGGGTGACTTTATGTTTATTTTAATTCATGAAGAGTTATCGCCAGAGTCTGAATTGAAGTGGTTTGATAAATGGGTGATTCAATCTCGGTTCTGGTTGGAACGCGTCTCAAGTTCGCAAAAAACGTGGTACGGGTTGGATTATAGTGATGTGGTTGATGAAACCGTACCATTGCAATTGGGATTCAGGAAGCACATTAAGTTGCGTCCAATTGAGCGAGAAGACAATATATCAGAAAATGAAATAAAATAG
- a CDS encoding FAD-dependent oxidoreductase, whose translation MKVIVVGSTHAGTAAIKQTLTNYPDTDITVYEKNDNVSFLSCGIALYLQGEVKDVNGLFYSSPEELASLGANLKMGHEVLKIDAANKTVQVRDLATGTEITDTYDKLIMTTGSLPIVPPIDGIKNDNIYLCKNYHDAQTLFAKADDIESVIVIGAGYIGVELVEAFEKRGKKVTVIDGMPRIMNKYFDAAFTDKATKQFEEHGVKVVTGEMVKGFSGDKQVIVTTDGGEYTADIAILSIGFKPNTALLKGQVDMLPNGAIMTNNYMQTSNPDIFGAGDSVAVHYNPTHDNAYIPLATNAVRQGTLVGMNIVEPTLEYMGTQASSGLKLYDLNFAASGLTKEAAEMQDMDVQSVTVEDNFRPEFMSSTTPVLMTLVWETKTHRIVGAQLVSEYDISQSANAVSIAIQANFTIEQLAMVDMLFQPWFDRPFNYLNILGQAAVAKAGK comes from the coding sequence ATGAAAGTTATTGTAGTAGGAAGTACACACGCGGGAACGGCTGCCATCAAGCAAACGCTCACAAATTATCCAGATACAGATATTACTGTTTATGAAAAAAATGATAATGTTTCATTCTTGTCATGTGGGATTGCTTTGTATTTACAAGGTGAAGTGAAAGATGTCAACGGCTTGTTCTATTCAAGTCCTGAAGAATTGGCTAGTTTAGGTGCTAATTTGAAAATGGGTCACGAAGTCTTGAAAATTGATGCAGCCAATAAGACTGTGCAAGTTCGTGATTTAGCCACTGGTACTGAAATTACTGATACGTATGACAAACTTATTATGACGACTGGTTCATTGCCAATTGTGCCACCAATCGATGGTATCAAAAATGACAATATCTACTTGTGCAAAAACTATCACGACGCCCAAACACTCTTTGCCAAAGCCGATGATATTGAATCAGTGATTGTTATCGGAGCGGGATACATTGGGGTTGAATTAGTTGAAGCATTTGAAAAACGTGGTAAGAAGGTCACTGTAATTGACGGCATGCCACGGATTATGAACAAGTATTTCGACGCAGCATTTACGGATAAAGCTACCAAGCAATTTGAAGAACACGGTGTTAAAGTTGTGACCGGTGAAATGGTCAAGGGCTTTAGTGGTGACAAACAAGTTATAGTTACAACTGATGGTGGTGAATATACTGCTGATATTGCAATTCTTTCAATTGGTTTCAAGCCAAACACTGCCTTGTTGAAGGGCCAAGTTGACATGTTGCCAAACGGTGCCATTATGACCAACAACTACATGCAAACTTCAAACCCTGATATTTTTGGTGCTGGGGATTCAGTGGCAGTGCACTACAACCCAACTCATGATAACGCTTATATTCCATTGGCAACGAATGCCGTGCGTCAAGGTACATTAGTTGGTATGAACATTGTTGAACCAACCCTTGAATATATGGGGACGCAAGCAAGTTCTGGTTTGAAATTGTATGACTTGAACTTTGCTGCTTCTGGATTGACGAAGGAAGCTGCCGAAATGCAAGATATGGACGTCCAAAGTGTTACAGTTGAAGATAACTTCCGCCCTGAATTTATGTCATCAACAACTCCAGTTTTGATGACATTAGTTTGGGAAACTAAGACCCACCGGATTGTCGGTGCCCAATTAGTTAGTGAATACGACATCTCGCAATCAGCCAATGCCGTTTCAATTGCAATCCAAGCAAACTTTACGATTGAGCAATTAGCCATGGTTGATATGTTATTCCAACCTTGGTTTGACCGTCCATTTAACTACTTGAACATTTTGGGCCAAGCTGCGGTAGCAAAAGCCGGAAAATAA
- a CDS encoding LytR/AlgR family response regulator transcription factor, producing the protein MNIYVVDDQLATATQIGQLAKEIKRAQKITNCVVEVFTKLADFTAAVHNHSGENNVYFIDVDVHGVKLRGLEVASKLRQHDPFGTISFISSFEKFAPVTFEYRVAAFDYIDKRLPVDELRQRLAYTINYQAKRSAQITPAENLVLDGKAQQHKVPFDKILYIETTPVPHQLRLVTDDGVVEFYGKLSELAEQNTELVRCHRACLVNPAKISAFNKTEHLLEVSNGETLPVARNMMKTMTERF; encoded by the coding sequence ATGAATATATATGTCGTTGATGATCAGTTAGCCACCGCCACACAAATTGGGCAATTGGCTAAAGAAATAAAAAGAGCTCAAAAAATCACAAATTGTGTTGTGGAAGTGTTTACAAAATTGGCGGATTTTACGGCTGCTGTTCATAATCACTCCGGTGAAAATAACGTGTATTTCATTGACGTTGATGTCCACGGGGTCAAGCTACGTGGCTTGGAAGTCGCTAGTAAGTTACGGCAACACGATCCATTTGGGACAATTTCATTTATTTCCAGTTTTGAAAAATTTGCACCAGTAACGTTTGAATATCGGGTAGCAGCATTTGATTATATTGATAAACGTCTCCCAGTTGATGAGTTGCGACAACGGTTGGCATATACAATTAACTATCAAGCCAAGCGCTCAGCCCAGATTACACCCGCAGAAAACTTAGTACTTGATGGAAAGGCACAACAACATAAAGTGCCATTTGATAAGATATTGTATATAGAAACAACCCCGGTTCCGCATCAATTACGCCTAGTTACTGATGATGGAGTTGTTGAGTTTTATGGGAAATTAAGTGAGCTGGCTGAACAAAATACTGAGCTAGTGCGTTGTCACCGAGCATGTCTGGTTAATCCGGCCAAAATTAGCGCCTTTAACAAAACGGAGCATTTATTAGAGGTAAGTAATGGTGAAACCTTGCCAGTTGCACGTAACATGATGAAAACAATGACGGAACGATTTTAG
- a CDS encoding glycerol dehydrogenase — protein MTQIFASPSTYIQGKDVLNEGSQYIEKFGKNVLMLAGGSAKKYAGNTLIANLEANGFKVNVADFQGEASDNEINRIAQIGKAAGAEVVIGVGGGKAIDSAKSIADILGTPVVIVPTIASTDAPTSRLSVLYTDEGNFDRYEFYQKNPELVLVDTRVIANAPVRMLASGIADALATFVEVRDVQTAYGDTMLGAKQTLASIAIGQMAEDTLFAYGHAAIESNKVHAVTPALEKIVEANTLLSGLGFESGGLAAAHSIHNGFTALKGDIHHLTHGEKVAYGILTELFLDGADEATFEKYLEFIYSLGLPTTLADLHLADASDEDLLLVGQQATAAGETIKQMPYEVTADDVVSALKGVDGYVRNWKAVRGLN, from the coding sequence ATGACACAAATTTTTGCTAGTCCATCAACTTATATTCAAGGTAAAGACGTTTTAAACGAAGGTTCGCAATATATCGAAAAATTTGGTAAGAACGTGCTGATGTTGGCGGGTGGTTCTGCGAAGAAATACGCAGGTAACACGCTGATTGCTAATCTGGAAGCCAATGGTTTTAAGGTTAATGTGGCGGATTTCCAAGGGGAAGCATCCGATAATGAAATCAACCGCATTGCCCAAATTGGTAAAGCTGCCGGTGCCGAAGTTGTCATCGGGGTTGGTGGTGGTAAGGCGATCGATTCAGCAAAATCAATTGCCGATATCTTGGGAACACCTGTTGTAATTGTGCCAACGATTGCTTCAACTGATGCACCAACATCACGGTTGTCAGTGCTGTATACTGATGAAGGAAATTTTGATCGTTATGAATTCTATCAAAAAAATCCTGAATTAGTGCTCGTTGATACCCGTGTGATTGCGAATGCCCCAGTGCGGATGTTGGCTTCAGGAATTGCCGATGCTTTGGCAACCTTTGTCGAAGTACGCGATGTCCAAACTGCATATGGTGATACGATGTTAGGCGCAAAGCAAACTTTAGCTTCAATTGCGATTGGCCAAATGGCCGAAGATACCTTGTTTGCATATGGGCATGCGGCAATCGAATCTAACAAAGTCCACGCTGTTACACCAGCATTGGAAAAAATCGTCGAAGCGAATACATTACTTTCGGGCCTCGGTTTTGAAAGTGGTGGTCTCGCAGCAGCTCACTCAATTCACAATGGTTTCACAGCGTTGAAGGGCGATATTCACCACTTAACACATGGTGAAAAAGTTGCGTATGGAATTTTAACGGAACTATTTCTTGATGGGGCTGATGAAGCAACGTTTGAAAAATATCTCGAGTTCATTTATTCATTAGGTTTACCAACTACTTTGGCGGATTTACATCTTGCAGACGCTTCTGATGAAGACTTGTTACTTGTCGGTCAGCAAGCAACGGCTGCAGGTGAAACTATCAAACAAATGCCATATGAAGTAACCGCTGATGATGTTGTCAGTGCACTAAAAGGTGTTGATGGCTATGTCCGAAACTGGAAAGCTGTACGTGGCTTGAACTAA
- a CDS encoding ADP-ribosyltransferase, whose protein sequence is MNGMKKFGITTLGVATLAMGVGVSVHADGMSQANLGKAVKKGHKLQVTAKTIKVYQVKKSNQKVVKTFKLSKNSVVKVGAKVKALNGHRIIIKSKTLKASQMYVTPAKQFTYDTKTTNLTAKQHALVLQASHKWAKKLTKPQKKAIYHYTSDGYKDINSYLRNLIPGTKQVKGEVGKIDRGLNKFAMPLNVTVWRGTSVQSIGYGVKGGQIKVGARYSDQAYMSTSFDREIANSFNSDAILKIQLPAGKYGAAIAPLSDYQSEDEFLVKHGAKMIVTGVDKKKSKTVVTLNFVK, encoded by the coding sequence ATGAATGGAATGAAGAAGTTTGGAATTACGACGTTGGGGGTTGCAACGTTGGCGATGGGTGTTGGGGTCAGCGTCCATGCGGATGGTATGTCACAGGCTAATTTGGGTAAGGCGGTTAAAAAGGGGCATAAGCTACAAGTAACTGCTAAGACGATTAAAGTTTACCAAGTTAAGAAGAGTAATCAGAAAGTAGTGAAAACTTTCAAATTGTCAAAGAATTCGGTTGTTAAGGTTGGGGCGAAGGTCAAAGCACTAAATGGGCACCGAATTATCATTAAATCTAAAACGTTAAAGGCTTCACAAATGTATGTGACACCAGCAAAACAATTTACGTATGATACGAAAACGACTAATTTGACAGCAAAGCAGCATGCTTTAGTTTTGCAAGCCAGTCACAAATGGGCCAAAAAATTAACAAAACCACAAAAGAAAGCCATCTATCATTACACATCGGATGGCTATAAAGATATTAATAGTTACCTCCGGAATTTGATTCCTGGAACTAAGCAAGTAAAGGGCGAAGTGGGCAAGATTGACCGCGGTTTGAATAAATTCGCGATGCCACTCAATGTGACGGTATGGCGTGGCACTAGCGTGCAATCAATCGGTTATGGGGTCAAAGGTGGTCAGATTAAGGTTGGAGCGCGTTATTCAGACCAAGCATATATGTCGACGTCATTTGATCGTGAAATTGCAAACTCCTTCAATAGTGATGCAATTTTGAAAATTCAATTGCCTGCCGGTAAATACGGGGCTGCAATTGCGCCACTGTCAGATTATCAAAGTGAAGATGAATTTTTGGTTAAGCACGGTGCAAAAATGATTGTCACGGGAGTCGATAAGAAAAAATCTAAAACGGTAGTGACATTGAATTTTGTTAAGTGA